A single region of the Bacteroidota bacterium genome encodes:
- the nuoE gene encoding NADH-quinone oxidoreductase subunit NuoE, which translates to MRVSRLDTAEMPDKTAEIDLSLLVDVIEKYRGKKGNLIPVLQSAQDIYGYLPEQAFRMISKELGLKLSDMYGVATFYAQFRLNPVGKNIIKVCHGTACHVQNAKALTVALEDNLGIKDGETTEDNMFTLESVACLGCCSLAPVMMIGEETYGNLDGKAAARVIKQMRKNR; encoded by the coding sequence ATGAGAGTCTCCAGATTAGATACTGCAGAGATGCCTGATAAAACGGCAGAAATTGACTTGTCTTTGCTTGTCGATGTGATAGAGAAGTATCGCGGAAAAAAAGGAAATCTAATACCAGTATTACAATCAGCACAAGATATTTACGGATATCTTCCCGAACAGGCCTTTAGGATGATTTCGAAAGAATTGGGGCTGAAACTATCTGATATGTATGGAGTGGCAACATTTTATGCACAATTTAGACTAAATCCTGTTGGGAAAAATATTATCAAAGTTTGTCACGGAACAGCATGTCATGTGCAAAATGCGAAAGCGCTTACTGTTGCTTTGGAGGATAATCTAGGTATTAAAGATGGCGAAACTACCGAGGATAACATGTTTACTTTGGAATCGGTTGCATGTTTAGGATGTTGCTCGTTGGCTCCTGTAATGATGATTGGAGAAGAAACCTACGGGAACCTGGATGGTAAAGCAGCTGCCAGGGTTATTAAGCAGATGAGGAAAAACAGGTAG
- a CDS encoding nuclear transport factor 2 family protein, protein MEQKLPVPPFTLESAKQKIQAAEDAWNSKDPERVSKAYTTDSVWRNRNLFINGREEIVKFLTNKWQKELQYKLKKEYWAHTENRIAVRFEYEYHDEDGQWWRAYGNENWEFDENGLMKKRFASINDLAINEADRKIK, encoded by the coding sequence ATGGAACAGAAATTACCCGTTCCGCCTTTCACATTAGAATCGGCAAAACAAAAAATCCAAGCTGCAGAAGACGCCTGGAACAGTAAAGACCCTGAACGCGTCTCCAAAGCCTATACCACTGATAGTGTATGGCGTAACAGAAATCTATTTATTAACGGGCGAGAAGAAATTGTTAAATTTCTCACCAATAAATGGCAAAAAGAACTCCAATACAAACTTAAAAAAGAATATTGGGCACATACAGAAAATCGCATCGCAGTTCGATTTGAGTATGAATATCATGATGAGGATGGACAATGGTGGCGAGCTTATGGAAATGAAAACTGGGAATTTGATGAGAATGGACTTATGAAAAAAAGATTTGCAAGCATAAATGATTTAGCTATAAATGAAGCAGATAGAAAGATCAAATAA
- a CDS encoding lactoylglutathione lyase, translating into MDEIEFIIYVSKQERSKDFYERLFKIKPSLNVTGMTEFKLSENVKLGIMPEKGIAKIISNKLPHPEKGNGIPRCELYLKMNNPNEYIRRGIELGGKKISKLQDRNWGDKVGYISDLDGHIIAFAQKI; encoded by the coding sequence ATGGATGAGATAGAATTTATTATATATGTGAGTAAGCAAGAGAGAAGTAAAGATTTTTACGAAAGACTTTTTAAAATTAAACCATCTTTGAATGTTACCGGAATGACTGAATTCAAGCTATCTGAAAATGTAAAATTAGGGATAATGCCAGAAAAAGGAATTGCGAAAATTATTTCGAATAAATTACCACATCCTGAAAAAGGAAATGGAATACCAAGATGTGAACTTTATTTGAAAATGAACAATCCAAATGAATACATCAGAAGAGGAATAGAATTAGGTGGAAAAAAAATCAGCAAATTGCAAGATAGAAATTGGGGTGACAAAGTTGGATACATTTCGGATTTGGATGGACATATAATTGCATTTGCACAGAAAATATAA